The Apium graveolens cultivar Ventura chromosome 6, ASM990537v1, whole genome shotgun sequence genome contains a region encoding:
- the LOC141665916 gene encoding uncharacterized protein LOC141665916 yields MDKTWILQDRDSLAFEMGVENFLIYAEENSEDRNKIPCPCGRCANFKKFSIKTIRGHIYYNGFCLGYVHWVWHGETASTGPKSSSASCPPEEQAPDPPPEQASDEASEQDQEHVAASETVDVCEAAYNSSQYDNDSYQFRRFVADAEQPLYEGSDCTKLESMLKLHNWKSRFGITDSAFTDLLSSVGSLLPKDNVLPSNAYEAKKNLSNLGLEYIKFHSCPNDCVLYRGVHADATKCPKCRLSRWKLTKKGEERINLPAKVMWYFPIIPRFKRMFKSPSTAKLMCWHAQQRTQDGKMRHPADSPSWKNIEYRWPSFGSEPRNLRLALSADGVNPHNNGLSNRYSCWPVILVT; encoded by the coding sequence atggataagacatggatTTTGCAAGATAGGGATTCTTTAGCATTTGAAATGGGGGTGGAAAACTTCTTGATATATGCTGAAGAAAATTCTGAAGATCGTAACAAAATTCCTTGCCCTTGTGGACGATGcgccaattttaaaaaattctctaTAAAAACAATCAGGGGCCATATCTATTACAATGGCTTTTGTCTAGGTTATGTGCATTGGGTTTGGCACGGGGAGACTGCTTCTACGGGTCCTAAATCTTCAAGTGCTAGTTGTCCACCTGAAGAGCAAGCTCCAGACCCACCTCCTGAGCAAGCCTCTGATGAAGCGTCAGAGCAAGATCAGGAGCATGTCGCTGCTTCGGAAACTGTTGATGTTTGTGAAGCGGCATATAACTCGAGTCAATATGATAATGATTCATATCAGTTTAGGAGGTTCGTAGCCGATGCTGAGCAACCTCTATATGAGGGTAGTGACTGTACTAAGTTAGAGTCGATGTTGAAGTTGCATAACTGGAAATCTAGGTTTGGTATTACCGATAGTGCCTTCACTGACCTCCTTTCTTCTGTTGGGTCTCTACTTCCCAAAGATAATGTGTTACCTAGTAATGCATATGAAGCAAAAAAAAACCTCTCCAATTTAGGTCTAGAGTATATAAAGTTCCATTCATGTCCGAATGACTGTGTACTGTACAGGGGTGTACATGCTGATGCAACCAAGTGTCCTAAGTGTCGACTTTCTCGGTGGAAGTTGACAAAGAAAGGTGAAGAGAGGATTAATCTTCCAGCCAAAGTCATGTGGTATTTTCCAATAATTCCTAGATTTAAACGTATGTTTAAATCTCCTTCCACCGCTAAACTAATGTGTTGGCATGCGCAACAGCGGACACAAGATGGTAAAATGCGACATCCAGCCGACTCTCCATCTTGGAAAAATATAGAATATAGGTGGCCATCCTTTGGTAGTGAACCGAGAAACCTTCGCTTGGCTTTATCGGCGGATGGTGTAAACCCGCACAATAATGGCCTATCTAATAGATATAGTTGCTGGCCAGTCATATTGGTGACTTAA
- the LOC141665917 gene encoding uncharacterized protein LOC141665917: MLSILVPGPHEPGNNIDIYLQPMIDDLKKLWKEGEPNMYDAYNKSFFTLKAVLMWTINDFPAYANLSGCVNKGYKCCPVCGDDTVAKFLTHSRKMCYQGHRRYLPLHHPYRRQKAAFNGQQEFGQPRRTLSGEEVLAEQEQIKFEFGKKMKKAKKVESPWKKKSVFFELEYWKFHHVRHCIDAMHVEKNVCDSLIGTLLNMRHKIKDSAAARRDMIEMGVRSDLAPQVGVKKTYLPPSPFTLSKAEKRTFLSSLMSMKLPYGHASNIKNCVSMPDLNIYGLKSHDCHILLQQLLSVAIRSVLPKYVRVTVIRLCFFFNALCNKVVDVSKLDKLQSDVILTLCDLEKVLHTSFFDVMVHIVVHLVQELRLCGPVFYRWMYAFERFNKVLKSYVRNRYYPEGCMAESYLGEESVEFCTEFLSQNYSTAGLPEDQDNKISGPLSAVIIKSVEEKERDEAHLHVLLNNAEVFPYILMHKEYLEEIHRGKRKSLHWLMREHNRLFADWENNKGVSDTIRWLAAKPSFSVLTYQGYLVNGVRYFTKERDDIRVVQNSGVSVIAKAVQVSSAKDLNPVESDLTFYGIIQEIWELDYHAFKAPLFLCKWASNDKGIRVDDLGFTLVDFSRQGHKKDKYVSVDQVKQVFYLEDPVDATWSIVLSSTTRDYQELYNEDDLGDTIMEHPPFCTEIPATDVTTDDVAHTARPNVEGIWIKNTATKTPAPNVVTD; encoded by the exons ATGTTGTCGATATTGGTCCCTGGCCCGCATGAGCCTGGTAATAACATCGACATCTACTTACAACCGATGATTGATGATTTAAAAAAGCTTTGGAAGGAAGGGGAACCAAATATGTATGACGCGtataacaaatcatttttcactttaaaagcaGTTTTAATGTGGACGATAAATGACTTCCCTGCTTACGCAAATTTATCTGGCTGCGTTAATAAGGGTTATAAGTGTTGTCCAGTTTGTGGAGATGACACCGTAGCTAAATTTTTGACTCATAGTAGGAAAATGTGCTACCAAGGGCATCGTCGATATTTGCCTCTACATCATCCTTATAGAAGGCAGAAGGCTGCTTTTAATGGACAACAAGAGTTTGGGCAGCCGCGTCGAACCCTATCCGGAGAAGAAGTGTTAGCAGAGCAAGAacaaatcaaatttgaatttgggaagaaaatgaagaaggcaaaGAAGGTTGAAAGTCCATGGAAGAAAAAGTCAGTATTTTTCGAGTTAGAATACTGGAAATTTCACCATGTTAGGCACTGTATTGATGCCATGCATGTCGAGAAGAATGTATGTGATAGTCTGATTGGCACATTACTAAATATGCGCCATAAGATAAAGGATAGTGCGGCAGCCCGTCGTGATATGATAGAAATGGGCGTTAGATCTGATTTGGCTCCCCAAGTAGGAGTAAAGAAAACCTATTTGCCTCCTTCTCCCTTTACTTTGTCAAAGGCAGAAAAAAGGACTTTCTTGTCATCATTAATGTCGATGAAACTTCCATACGGACATGCATCGAACATAAAAAATTGTGTTTCCATGCCTGATTTGAATATTTACGGGCTGAAATCACATGATTGCCACATTCTTCTCCAACAATTACTCTCGGTTGCAATACGCTCCGTTCTTCCGAAGTATGTTAGGGTCACAGTTATTAGATTGTGTTTCTTTTTTAATGCTTTGTGCAATAAAGTAGTAGACGTGTCAAAACTGGATAAGCTGCAGTCAGATGTTATACTAACCTTGTGCGATCTAGAAAAGGTTTTACATACGTCATTTTTTGATGTAATGGTACATATAGTAGTCCACTTGGTCCAGGAACTACGCTTATGTGGACCAGTATTTTATAGGTGGATGTATGCGTTTGAACGGTTTAATAAAGTACTAAAGAGTTATGTTCGAAACCGTTATTATCCCGAAGGTTGTATGGCAGAGAGTTACCTTGGAGAAGAGTCCGTAGAATTCTGCACCGAGTTTCTTAGTCAGAATTACTCCACTGCCGGTCTTCCAGAGGACCAAGATAATAAGATATCAGGTCCATTATCCGCTGTGATAATAAAATCAGTGGAAGAGAAGGAGCGAGATGAAGCACATCTACATGTCCTTCTAAACAACGCTGAAGTGTTTCCATATATTCT AATGCATAAGGAATATCTTGAAGAAATTCACCGAGGGAAAAGGAAAAGCTTACATTGGCTCATGAGAGAGCACAATCGGCTCTTTGCTGATTG GGAGAACAACAAAGGTGTTTCAGATACGATAAGATGGCTCGCTGCCAAGCCATCATTTTCAGTACTAACTTATCAAGGTTATCTAGTGAATGGAGTGCGATATTTTACAAAGGAACGAGATGACATACGCGTTGTTCAAAACAGCGGGGTGTCTGTCATTGCTAAAGCGGTCCAGGTTTCTAGTGCCAAGGACTTGAACCCCGTAGAAAGTGATTTGACATTTTACGGTATCATACAAGAGATATGGGAATTAGACTACCATGCATTCAAAGCTCCCTTGTTCCTGTGTAAATGGGCAAGTAATGATAAAGGAATAAGGGTTGATGATCTTGGGTTCACACTTGTGGATTTTAGTCGACAAGGTCACAAAAAAGATAAATATGTTTCTGTTGACCAAGTCAAGCAAGTGTTTTACCTTGAAGATCCCGTTGATGCTACCTGGTCTATTGTTCTGTCCTCCACAACTCGAGACTACCAAGAattgtataatgaagatgacttAGGAGACACGATCATGGAACATCCCCCATTCTGTACTGAAATCCCCGCAACTGATGTCACTACTGATGATGTCGCTCATACTGCTAGACCTAATGTTGAGGGAatttggattaaaaatactgCTACTAAAACTCCTGCACCTAATGTCGTTACTGACTGA
- the LOC141665918 gene encoding uncharacterized protein LOC141665918 produces MKATGESIPIPCDSDVFGTEKIIYILHENVKALLEFDMIGQAAISAYMALLQRLIKIERKNDDVVLYGFFDPGATFTLNKSFHSYFVNRLKESSPYRMYFMPHNHNCHWILVVIWDGDIYILNPLPHPTHFDELEKSLTEAMKSYNAQTGRGNKAPQIKNLLGSPKQPGGVECGYVIMRYMKDIIADKELSFTTKWATKTRKSYTRQELDEVRMEVLEFIQDKM; encoded by the exons ATGAAAGCCACTGGGGAGTCAATACCAATTCCGTGTGATTCAGACGTGTTTGGGACtgagaaaataatttatatattgcATGAAAATGTGAAAGCATTGTTGGAGTTCGATATGATTGGCCAAGCTGCAATATCTGCTTATATGGC GCTCTTGCAAAGACTGATTAAGATTGAGAGGAAGAATGATGATGTGGTCTTATATGGATTTTTCGATCCAGGAGCTACATTTACGTTGAACAAATCTTTTCATTCTTATTTTGTTAATCGGTTGAAAGAGAGTAGTCCCTATCGCATGTACTTCATGCCACATAATCATAA ttgccactggattttggttgtaatttgGGATGGCGACATTTATATTCTGAACCCTCTGCCACATCCAACACATTTTGATGAGTTGGAAAAATCATTAACAGA AGCgatgaaatcctacaatgctcaAACTGGAAGGGGAAATAAAGCTCCTCAGATAAAGAATCTTCTT ggatctcccaaacaaccaggaggggttgaatgtggctatgttataatgcgatacatgaaagaTATCATTGCTGATAAGGAGCTATCTTTTACTACCAAG TGGGCAACCAAAACTCGAAAGTCCTACACAAGGCAGGAGCTGGATGAGGTGCGGATGGAGGTGCTTGAATTTATCCAAGACAAGATGTAA